In the Nitrospirota bacterium genome, one interval contains:
- a CDS encoding glutaredoxin family protein yields the protein MTDQKKKVRLYALSTCPTCKKVKKFLDENNIQYEIIEVDLLDSGEQWLMTKEVKKYNPSATYPTLVVEEVFTEFDEDAIKGALGI from the coding sequence ATGACAGATCAAAAAAAGAAAGTGCGTTTATACGCATTGAGTACATGTCCTACCTGTAAAAAGGTAAAAAAATTTCTTGATGAAAATAACATTCAATATGAAATAATTGAGGTTGATTTACTTGATAGCGGTGAACAGTGGCTTATGACAAAGGAGGTTAAAAAGTATAATCCTTCAGCAACATATCCAACTCTTGTAGTCGAAGAAGTTTTTACAGAGTTTGATGAAGATGCTATAAAGGGAGCTTTAGGAATTTAA
- a CDS encoding ferredoxin:thioredoxin reductase, translating to MTAERLYEVLNKYAQTQGIQLNKDKDYVIEILEGLLTNESRYGYRSCPCRLASGIKEEDKDIICPCVYRDPDIREYGSCYCGLYVSKEWNEDKIKHQNVPERRPQKKL from the coding sequence ATGACCGCTGAGAGACTTTATGAAGTTCTGAATAAATATGCTCAAACACAGGGCATACAGTTGAATAAAGATAAAGATTATGTAATAGAAATACTCGAAGGTCTTCTTACCAATGAATCCCGCTATGGTTACCGTTCGTGTCCATGTCGTCTTGCTTCAGGAATTAAAGAGGAGGATAAAGATATTATATGCCCTTGTGTTTACAGGGATCCTGATATCAGAGAATACGGTAGTTGTTACTGTGGGCTTTATGTCTCCAAGGAATGGAATGAAGATAAAATAAAACATCAGAATGTGCCAGAAAGAAGGCCACAGAAAAAATTATGA